In one window of Acipenser ruthenus chromosome 34, fAciRut3.2 maternal haplotype, whole genome shotgun sequence DNA:
- the LOC117402036 gene encoding sphingosine 1-phosphate receptor 2: MRSLYGQYYNLSVIEEHYRYTKNVSKAGVMASTKDGLPTMSILFVLVCCVIILENLLVLIAVFQNKKFHSAMYFFIGNLAFSDLLAGSAYIANILWSGRRTFELFPVQWFIREGTAFIALAASVFSLLAIAIERYIAITKVKVYGSNKSCRMFFLIGACWITSIVLGGLPIMGWNCMNNLPLCSAVLPLFSKMYILFVVTIFSIILLSIVILYVRIYLIVKSSRREAAASPAYALLKTVTIVLGVFIACWLPSFVMLILDVSCPAQGCPILYKAHYTFGFATLNSLLNPIIYTLRSKDMRKEFLRVLCCWWILKNVRSKDRCMIPLKSSSSLEHCTHKHEHQTPIMQDCTTCV; this comes from the coding sequence ATGAGGAGCCTATATGGACAGTATTACAACTTGTCCGTCATCGAGGAGCATTACAGATACACAAAGAATGTCTCCAAGGCTGGCGTCATGGCCAGCACCAAGGACGGCCTCCCCACGATGTCCATCTTGTTCGTACTGGTGTGCTGCGTCATCATTTTGGAAAACCTGCTGGTCCTGATCGCGGTCTTTCAGAACAAGAAGTTCCATTCCGCCATGTACTTCTTCATCGGCAACTTGGCGTTTTCAGACCTTCTGGCCGGATCGGCCTACATTGCAAACATCTTGTGGTCCGGACGCAGAACCTTTGAACTCTTCCCTGTCCAGTGGTTTATACGGGAAGGTACAGCTTTTATAGCCTTGGCAGCGTCTGTTTTCAGTCTGCTGGCCATCGCCATTGAGCGCTACATCGCCATCACCAAGGTCAAGGTCTATGGAAGCAACAAGAGCTGTCGGATGTTCTTCCTGATCGGCGCTTGTTGGATAACTTCCATAGTTCTCGGCGGCTTACCAATAATGGGGTGGAACTGCATGAACAACCTTCCGCTGTGTTCGGCTGTCCTGCCTCTGTTCTCCAAGATGTACATCTTGTTTGTGGTCACCATCTTCTCCATCATCCTCCTGTCGATTGTGATCCTCTACGTGCGCATCTACCTGATTGTCAAGTCCAGCCGCCGGGAGGCCGCCGCGTCGCCGGCTTACGCCTTGCTGAAGACGGTCACCATCGTTCTCGGGGTCTTCATCGCCTGCTGGCTGCCCAGTTTCGTCATGCTCATCCTGGACGTCTCCTGCCCCGCCCAGGGTTGCCCGATACTTTACAAGGCACATTATACCTTCGGGTTTGCGACCCTCAACTCTCTCCTCAACCCAATCATTTACACGCTGAGGAGCAAGGACATGCGCAAGGAGTTCTTGAGGGTCCTCTGCTGCTGGTGGATCTTGAAAAACGTACGCTCCAAGGACCGCTGCATGATTCCTCTTAAGAGCTCCAGCTCTTTAGAACACTGCACCCACAAACACGAACACCAGACCCCCATCATGCAGGACTGTACAACGTGCGTATAA